One window from the genome of Epinephelus fuscoguttatus linkage group LG3, E.fuscoguttatus.final_Chr_v1 encodes:
- the pgap4 gene encoding transmembrane protein 246 — protein sequence MPRWKGFFSHYLRWSNTVTQALVLSVAMFCIVLPLCCHRLLYSYFFIRSMYLDSMSEEVLQESLARGQDALRFWQSASTAAAVSSRFTDITQHPELLVTVVTTRRNEGWDFHYLLQVMRQLSRILGSCGERRCAEVLVCDVESGPQENQDAKMLEAHFRVIRRSPLEQQRNRERINTFEREKRDYVFCLRKGWELVKPKNMVVLEDDALPIQDFFAVVKDLLSRRFAFQTLYIKLYHPERLQRYWNPEPYRILEWVGLGLVGATALLLTLPYWNPCSFSFTLSASHFLFFTLYFMAATELLGRHYLLEVRRLTPQLYAVSPATECCTPAMLFPGNASLRVAEYLDGSFCVKGNAKDMVMYQMARTIPGERSHSVEPNLITHIGAYSSVRANPPRPKLL from the coding sequence ATGCCTCGATGGAAAGGGTTCTTCAGTCATTACCTGCGATGGTCCAACACCGTCACTCAAGCCCTCGTCCTGTCCGTCGCCATGTTTTGCATCGTCCTCCCTCTGTGCTGCCATCGGCTGCTGTACTCTTACTTCTTCATCAGGTCCATGTACCTGGACTCCATGAGTGAGGAGGTCCTGCAGGAAAGCCTCGCCCGAGGCCAGGATGCGCTGCGCTTCTGGCAGAGTGCTTCCACTGCAGCAGCGGTGTCTTCCAGATTCACTGACATCACCCAGCATCCTGAGCTGCTAGTTACCGTGGTAACAACCAGGCGGAATGAGGGATGGGACTTCCACTACCTGCTCCAGGTGATGCGGCAGCTGAGCAGGATTCTGGGAAGCTGTGGGGAGCGGCGGTGTGCGGAGGTGTTGGTTTGCGATGTGGAAAGCGGGCCACAGGAAAACCAGGACGCCAAGATGCTGGAGGCCCACTTCAGGGTGATCCGACGTTCCCCtctggagcagcagaggaacaGGGAACGAATCAACACCTttgagagggagaagagggatTATGTCTTCTGTCTCCGCAAGGGATGGGAGCTGGTGAAGCCCAAGAACATGGTTGTCCTGGAGGATGATGCTTTGCCGATACAGGACTTTTTCGCAGTCGTGAAGGACCTGCTGTCCCGTCGTTTCGCCTTCCAGACTCTTTACATTAAGCTGTATCACCCTGAAAGGCTGCAGCGCTACTGGAACCCTGAGCCTTACCGCATCTTGGAGTGGGTGGGACTCGGGCTGGTCGGAGCAACGgccctcctcctcaccctcccTTACTGGAACCCCTGCTCTTTCTCCTTCACACTGTCGGCCAGCCATTTCCTCTTCTTCACTCTCTACTTCATGGCTGCCACAGAGCTGCTGGGGCGCCACTACCTCCTGGAGGTGCGAAGACTAACCCCGCAGCTCTACGCCGTCTCCCCAGCCACAGAGTGCTGCACCCCTGCCATGCTCTTCCCCGGCAACGCCTCGCTCAGGGTTGCAGAGTATCTGGACGGCTCATTCTGTGTCAAGGGAAATGCGAAAGACATGGTCATGTATCAGATGGCAAGGACCATCCCAGGAGAAAGGTCTCACAGCGTGGAACCCAACCTCATCACCCACATCGGGGCGTATTCGTCGGTCAGGGCCAATCCACCCAGGCCCAAACTCCTCTGA